AGTGCGACTGCCAGGCCAGGCGCAGCGAACCGGAGCCGACCAGGTGGATGACCGCCGCGGTCTCCATCAGGCTGTCGGCCGTCTCGAAGGCGGAGTTGCCCCGCCCGATCACCAGCACCCGCTGGTCGGTGAAGGACTCCGGGTCGGTGTCGAACGTGTCGTAGCGTTCGGCCAGTCCGATGCCGGGGATCGACGGCACGTTCGCCAGCGGCACCCCGGTGGCCACCACCACGCGCCGCGCCCGCCGGGTCTCCCCGGCGGCGTCGGTCACGGTGAACCCGTCGGCGTCGCGCGAGACGCGCTCCACCGAGGTGCCGTACCGCACGCGGACGCCGGTGCGCTCGGCGAAGTCCGCCAGATAGCGGACCATGTCGTCGGCCGCCGGGAAGTAGCGCCGGCTGTACCGGGTGAACAGCAGCTCCGGATCGTCGCTCAGCAGGGAGTTCCAGTCCATCCGCAGCCGCAGCTCCGGATCCTGGTAACCGGTGTGCACCTTGTTGGTCGAGATGAGGGTGCGATGCCGGGGGAAACGGGTGAAGAACGCGCCCGGGACGCCGCCGCGCTCCAGTACCACGTAGTCCGCACCGGCACGCTCCAGGGAGGCGGCGAGCTGAAGTCCCGCGGGCCCCGCTCCGATGATCACGTAGTCATGCGCCATGGCCCGGAAGCTATCCAGCGGATTTCAGAGCGCTCTGAGATTGCCCGCCTACCGTTCCGGACGTGCTGACCACCACGGACACCGTCACCCTCACCGGCCCCCTCGCACCCGCCGCCCTGCGCCGCGCGGCCGAGCCCCTGGCCGTCACCGTGGACGAGGCGGCCCGCGCCCGGCTGGACCGCGGGCGCCGCCTCTTCCGCGCCCTGCGCGACGGCGACGACGGCACCGGGGAGCGGCCGATCTACGGCGCCACCACCGGCTTCGGCGCCCTCGTCGGCTACGCGGGCCGGGCCGACGAGGCCGACCAGTGCGACAACACCCTCGCCCACCTCGGCGCCGGCCAGGGCCCCGACCTGCCGCACGGCATCGTGCGCGCCGCCCTGCTGGTGCGCGCCCGCTCCCTCGCCCAGGGCCTGTCCGGGGTCTCCGCCGAGGTCGTCGAACGGCTCGCGGCGATGTTCGCCACCACCTTCTCGCCCGCCGTACCGCGCTACGGCTCCGTCGGCGCCAGCGGCGACCTCGTCCCGCTCGCCTACGCCGCCCAGGCGCTGCGCGGCCGGGGCCACGCCTACGCGGACGGCCGCCGCATGCCCGCCGCCGAGGCGCTCGCCGCCACCGGACTGCGCCCCCTCGCCCTGGACGGCCGCGACGCCCTCGCCCTCGTCAACGGCACCTCCGTCACCACCGCCGCCCTGGCCCTGGCCCACGACACCGTCCGCACGGCCCACCGCGCGCTCACCGCCCTGACCTGCCTGCTGGCCGACCTGCTCGGCTGCGACCCGGGCTTCCTGGACGCCGACCTGCTGCGCGCCTACGGCCATCCCGGTGCGGTCGACACCGGCACGCGCATGCGGCGCCACCTGGCCGGGACCACACCGTCCGGCACCCGCCCGCTCCAGGAGCCGTACAGCATCCGCTGCTCCCCGCAACTGCTCGGCGCCGCCGAGGACGCGCTGCGCCACATCGACGCGGTGATCGCCGCCGACCTGGCCGGGGTCAGCGACAACCCGCTGTTCTTCCCCGGCGTGGGGGACCCCGTCCACCCCGACCCGGCGGAGGGCAGAGCGGTGCACGGCGGCAACTTTTTCGGGCAGCCCGCCGCGTTCGCCGCCGACCTGCTCGCCTCCGTCACCGCGCAGCTCGGCAACCTCGCCGAACGCCAGCTCGACCTGCTGGTCGACCCGGCCCGCAACGGCGGCCTCCCGCCCATGCTCGCCACCGAACCCGGCGCCCAGCACGGCCTCCAGGGCGTGCAACTGGCGACCACCGCCTTCGTCGCGGAGATCCGCCGCTGCGCGACCCCCGCCGCCATGCAGAGCCTGCCCACGAACCTCCACAACCAGGACATCGTCCCGTTCGGCACCCAAGGCGCCCTGCGCGCCCACGACCTGGCCGAACTGCTCGGCCTGCTGTGCGGCTCCCTCGCCCTCGGCCTGCGCCAGGCCGTCCACGTCGGCGCCAGACGGCCCACCGCGCCCCGGTGCGCCGCCCTCCTCGACGCCCTCAGCGCCGCGATCGACCCGGTCGACCCGGACCGGCCACTGGACGAGGACGTACGGACAGCGGCACGGCTGCTCGCCACCCACGCCATGCCCTGACCCCGCCGTCCGCGACCACCGGCGGCGACGGGGCGCTCTGCGGCAGGCGGAGCGTGAACCGCGCGCCGTGCCCCGGCCGGCCCGCCGCCACGACCGTGCCGCCGTGACTCGTGACCACCTCCCGCAGCAGGGCGAGCCCCAGCCCGTACCGGCCCTCGCCGCCCCGGTGGAAGCGCCGGAACAGCCGCTCGGCCTCACCGGCGTCGAAACCGGCGCCGGTGTCCGAGACCGCCAGCACCACCGTCGTGCCCGTCCCAGACAGCGCCAGCTCGATCCGGCCGCCCGGCGGGGTGTGGGCGATGGCATTGGCCAGCAGCTCCCCGACCGCCCGGCGCAGCGCGGACGCCACCCCGTCGACCCACAGCGGATACGGCGGCCCGTCCACCCGGACGGTCAGCCCGCGCTCCCGTACGCGCTCCGCCTCCTCGGCGGCCGCCGAACGGACCAGAGCCGCCAGGTCCACCCGCCGCCGCGTCGCCCGCCACGCCGGCCCGGCCGCGAGCGTCGCCGACGACAGCAGATCGTCCAGCACCTCGCCGAGCCGGCCGACCGAGGCGACCAGCCGGACCAGCCCCTCCCGGTGCGCGGGCGGCAGCCCCTCGGCCGCCGCCCGCCGCGCCAGCACCTGCGCCCGCGTGTGCACCCGCGTGATCGGCGTACGCAGCTCATGACTGGCGTCCGCCACGAACCGCCGCTGCCGGGACAGCGCCTCGGCCAGCGGGGCCACCGCCCGGCGCCCGAGGACCGCGCCGGTGACGCCCGCCGCGGCAAGACCCACCGCCTCGGCCACCCCCAGCGCGAACCACAGATGGCTGCGGTCGGCGAGCTGGAACCGCAGGTCGAACACGGCCTGCACCACGTCGCCGTCGTCCCGGACCTGCGTGCGCACCAGATACACGGCGTCCCCGCTGCGCACCGTGCGCTCCACCGGCGCGCGGCCCAGCCGCACCCGGTCCAGATCGGTGCGCAACGGGAACCCGGCCGGAGCGTTCGGCAGGACCGTCGCACCCGGGCCGTACAGCCACATGCACCCGGGCGGCCGTGTCAGGTCGCCGTGCGCCGCGCCGAAGCGCACCTCGCGGCGCACCTGGTCGTCCTGCGCGTGTGTCATCACGGCGTACGCGACCCCGCCCACGACGGTGACCAGCAGGGTGATGATGGCGCCGGTGGTCCAGGCGATCCGCCGCCGCGCCCGGCGCACCGCCCCGTCGCCGCCGTGCCCCGTCTCTCTCACAACGCCCCCAGCCGGTAGCCGAGTCCGCGGACCGTGCGCACCGCACGGCGGCCCAGCTTGCGGCGCAGGTAGTACACATAGGTGTCGACGATGGACGGCGCGTGCGCCTCCTCGAAGACGATCCGGCGCAGCTCCGCCCGCGAGTACACCGTGTCCGGGCGGCTCGCCAGCGCCCACATCAGCGCGAACTCCCGGGCGGCCAGGGCGATCCGCTCCCCGTCCGCCAGGACCACCTCGCGGCGCCCGACGTGCAGCCGGCCGGACCCGATCCGCAGCACATCGGTCGCCTCCAGCGATCTCCTGCACAACGCCCGTAATCTGGCGGTGAGTTCGTCCAGATCGAAGGGTTTGACCAGATAGTCGTCGGCGCCCGCGTCCAGGCCGTCCACCCGGTCGTGCACGCTGCCCATCCCGGTCAGCAGCAGCACCGGCGAGCGCACCGGACGCGACCGCAGCCGCCGCAGCAGATCGAGGCCGTCCACCACCGGCAGCCGCCGGTCGATGACGAGCACGTCGTACGTGCGGGTGAGACCGAGGTGCAGGCCCCGCTGCCCGTCGGCCGCGACGTCCACCGCGTACCCCTCGTCCCCCAGCACCTCGATGAGCAGCCCGGCCAGCTCCCGGTCGTCCTCGACCAGCAGCAGCCGCCAGGGATCCCGCGTGTGCTCCTGCGTCACAGTGCCCTCCCTCGCCCCAAGTCTCACCTGTCAACGCCCTGGTGACACTTGGGGGTTCCGGTTCGGGGCCATGGGAAGAGGTGTCGCCGCGCCGGGCTCCCGGCCGGCCGCCGCTACTCGGCGCGCAGCGCGTCGGCCGTGCCGGTCCCGGCCGCCCGGACCGCCGGAACCAGGGCGCCCAGCAGGGCGAGCACGACCCCGCCGAGACCCGGCAGGAGCAGCCGGGCCGGCGAGTACACGTCGAGGACCGACGGCGGCATGGCGGTGCCCACGGCATGCCCCATCACGGGCATGACGAGGCCGTGCAGCACGTACCCCGCCGGGACGCCCAGCAGCCCGCCGGCCGTGCCGGTCAGAGCCACCGAGGCGAGCACGAGGCTCACGGTCTGCCGCGGCGTCATGCCGACCGCCCTGCACACCCCCAGGTCGTGGACGCGTTCTCGGGTGTCGAGGACGACGGAGTTGAACACACCGAGGCCGGCGACGGCGGTCAGCAAGGCGGTGAGCAGCACCGCCATCGCGTCCATGACGAGGACGAGCCCCTTCCGCCGCGGCGGCGGGACGGTCGTGGCGTCGCCGCCCAGCGGCCGGACGGCCGACGCGAGCGCGCGGGCGTACTCGACCGCCGAGACGCCGGGCTCCACCTCCACGAGGAACGTGTCGGGCTCGGCCGACGGGAAGTCGGCCATGTCCGCGTGGATCTCCAGCCGGTCGCCCGAGGTGTCGAAGGACTCACCCACGATCCTCAGCTCGGCGCTCTCCTTCCCGCAGGTGATCCGCACCGTGTCGCCGAGCCTGGTGCCGGTCCGCTCCAGGAAGCGGGCGGGCACGACGACCTGGCCCCTGCCGTCGATCCAGTGGCCGGCGAGCATCTCGTAGCGGGCGTCGCGCGCGTCGCCCTCGTAGAGGCCGGCCCGCACCGAACCGGAGACTCCGGCCACGGTGACCTCGGTGCTGAGCCTGCCGTAGTACGAGGCGGCGCCGGGCCGGGACCTGATGGCCGCCCGGACCTTCGCCGGGTCCGCCTCCCCGGACACGGGCGCGCCGGGACTTTCGCCGCTCACGGGAGCCGGGCCCGCACCGCCGCCCGCGGCGGGGACCGGCGGCGGGGGAGCGGCGGTGTGCGGCCGAGTCGTCGTGACCGTGACCGCCGCGCGGCTCCCGGGATCCTGCGAGGCGGCGACCGCGCCCAGGGAGGAGACCAGCCCCACCGCGAAGGTCACCGCGACCGTGCCGAAAGCCACCGCGAGCAGCGTCGCGAGGGCACGGACCGGATGCGTGAAGGCGGTGGCGAGACCGTAGGTCACCGGCCGCGGCAGCGGCAGGCGCCCCAGCGCCCGGTGGGCGCGCTGCCCGCGCCCGGTGCGCGGGGACCGGCCGGCCACGAGCGCCTCCACCGTGTGCAGCCTCCCGGCCCGTCGCGCGGGCACCAGCGCGGCGAGCGCCACGACGAGCAGCGCGGCCGCCGGTACCGCGGCATCCACCCACCAGGCCACCGACAGGGAGACGGTGCCGTACAGCGACTCGGTGTCCGCCAGCATCGGCACGGCCAGCAGGTTGCCCAGCGGGACTCCCGGGACGATGCCGGCACAGGCGGGGACCACCGCTTGCGCCACATGGACCCGGACGACCTCGCGCGGGGTGAAGCCGACGGCCTTGAGGATGCCGATCCTGCGCAGACCGGTGCCGACCGCCCCGCCGACCACACTGCTGACGATCACCACCGACATCACGATGCCGAGCACACCGAAAGCCGTCACGAACGGCACGGCCGCCGCCGCGCCCTGATCCGCCGCCCGCCTGGTGTCCAGCCAGGACCGCATACCCACGAGCGCCCCCGGACCGGTCGCGGCGACGAGCTTCGCCCGGTCGGCGAGGATCTGCTCCTTCGTAGCGGCCGAGCCGAAGCGGTACAGCATCTGACGCGTGACGACGCCGCCCCGCGATGCCATCGCGTCGACCTGCTCCGGGATCGCCCAGGCGTCGGCGGTCCTGCTGGCCGACAGCGCGAAGCCGACGACCGTGAGAGCCGGGGCGCCCGCGGTGTCCGAGGCCCGGAGCACGGAACCGATCCCGGCCCCCGGTCCCTCGAACGACGGACTGAGCACGATCTCGCCCGGCGTGCGCGCCCACCGGCCCGACCTCAGTTCGACGCGGTCCACGTCACCGTCCGGACCGGAGCGCCCGACCAGGGTCAGGGGTGGCAGCCGGAAACCCGTCCGGTCCACCGGCCGGAACTGCGTGGACGGGTACGGCCCCGCGCTCGCGGTGACACCGCGCAGCCGCCCCGTCCGTGCCAGCCGCTCCGCACTCGTCTTGGCCGGATCGAACTGCGCGGTGATGTGCGCGCCACGCTGCGCGGCGAAGGCGTGGTCGAAGGGCGCGGACGCGGCGGCCATCAGCGACCCGGCGACCACGGCGGACGCCACGGCCATCAGCGTGGTGAGCGCGATCACGACGCCCTGCACCGGCCGTCGGCGCACCCCGCTGCGCACCACCCGGCTCAGCGCGCCGGCACCGAACCGGCTCATCGGGCGGTCCGCGCGGTCGAGTCGAGGGCGGTGAGGTGACCGTCCACCAGGTGGATCGCGCGGCTCGCCACCGCCTCGGCCAGCGCCAGGTCGTGCGTCACCAGCACGATGGTCTGCCCGCCGCGGTGCAGGTCCCGCAGCAGATCGCGCACACCGTGGCCCGAGGCGGTGTCGAGCGCACCCGTCGGCTCGTCGGCCAGCAGCAGCTCGGGCCGGTTGACGAGCGCTCGGGCGAAACCGACCCGCTGGCGTTCGCCTCCCGACAGCCGGCCCGGACAGGCGCGGGCGTGCCTGCGGATGCCCAGCATCTCCATGAGCTCGTCCGCGCGGGAGGCGGCCTCGCGCCGCCCAATCCCGGTCAGCCGGGCCGGGAGCTGGATGTTGTCGGTGACGGTGAGGTCGTCGAGGAGATGGAAGAACTGGAAGGCCATGCCGATGTGCCGGCGGCGGAACGTGGCGAGGGCACGCTCGCTCAACCGGTCGATCCGCCGGCCGGACACCACCACGGCGCCGTCGGTCGGCCGGTCCAGACCGGCGACGAGATTCAGCAGGGTGGACTTGCCGCTGCCGGAAGGCCCGGTCACGGCAAGGGCCTCGCCCCGGGCGACGGTGAGCGAGAGCGGTCCGAGCGCCGGTGCGCCGGAGCCGTCGTAACGCTTCGCCACACCCTTCAGCTGGATCAGTTCGGTCATGCGAGCGGCCCGTCCTTACGGTCGTGAGAGGCATCTGCCGTTGCGGCCCCGTGAACCTACGAGCCGTCGCCGACGGGGCGCGTCGGCCGCTGAAGCGACATCGCCCCCTCCCCGCGGACGATCCGGCCCGGCCCTCCTACCTGAGGACGAGGACCCGGGGACGATCCCCCTGATCGCACAGGCGGACGCGGGCCGGTGGCGGAACGCAGCACAATGTGCGGATGCAGACGGAAGACCGGTGCGGCAGACGGCGACAACTCCTCGACGCGCTGCGCCCCGAGCCGAAGACCGCTCCGCTGTCCGGGCGGGCGGTACGCGCCGACGTGCTGCTGGCGGTCGTCGTGACCGCCGCCGCTCTGATCGTCGCCGCGCGCCACCCCGGAGCCGGGCCCGTGGGCATCGCCCCGCCCCGGATCGACGGCGGCGACGGGCTCCCCCTGCCGCCGCCGCCCGGCCCCGGGCAGGCGCCCGCGCAGGACGACTCTCCTCCCGTCGCCTGGACCCTCGTCGTCCTGTCCACGCTGCCGCTCGCGCTGCGGCGCCGTCACCCGCTGACCGTCTTCACGGCGGTGCTGGGCGCGAGCCTGGCCCTCGGCGTCTCCGCCTCCTGGATCACCGTCCTGGCCTGCGTCGTCGCCGCCTACAGCGCCGTGGTGCACAGCCGGCACCGGATCGTGGCCGTCGCCGCCCTGCCGGCCGCCGCCGTGCTCGCCGGCGTGGTGTTCCGCGCTGCCGATCCCGTGCTCCCGGGCTGGTCGAGCCCGGGGTTCGTCCTGCTCGTGGCCGGGATGCTGGCCAGTCTGGTGCGCTTCCTGCACCTGCGGCTGGCCGCCAGTCGGGACCGGATCACCGAACTGCGGGCGGACCGGGAGCAGGCCATGCGCCGGGCCGTCGAGGAGGAGCGTGCCCGTATCGCCGCCGAACTGCACGACGTCGTCACCCACCACGTCAGTGTGATGGTGATCCAGGCGGGTGCGGCCCGCACGGTGATGGACGCGCTCCCGGAGCAGTCCAAGGAGTCCCTGCTGGCCGTCGAGGCGGGCGGCAGGGCCGCCCTGGCCGAACTGCGCCATGTGATGGGCCTGCTGGCAGCCCCGGACCACGAGAAGCCCGACGGCCTGGAGCCCCAGCCGGGGCTCGCACGGCTCGACGCGCTCATCGACGGGGTACGCGCCGCCGGGACGCCCGTGCGCGTCGGGCTGTCGCTGCCGCCGCAGCCGCTGCCACCGGGCGTGGACCTCGCGGCCTACCGCGTCGTGCAGGAGGCACTGACCAACACCGTCAGACACGCGCCCGGAGCGGAGGCGTCCCTCTCCATCGGCTACACCGACACCAGCCTGCGGATAGAGATCACGGACACCGGTGGTACGCGGAAGGCCCCGCCGGGGGAGAGCGGCGGCCGTGGCCACCTGGGGCTGCGCGAGCGACTCGCCGTCTACGACGGTGAACTGACGACCGGTCCGACCCGGGACGGCGGCTACCGCGTCACGGCCCGCATCCCGCGGAGCGCACGATGACGGCGGAGACCCGGCCGCTGCGCGCGGTCATCGCGGACGACCAGGCCCTCGTACGCACCGGCTTCAGGATGATCCTGGCCGCGGCCGGCATCGAGGTGACCGCCGAGGCGGCCGACGGGGCCGAGGCCGTCGCCGCGGTCCGCCGCACCCGGCCCGACGTCGTGCTCATGGACATCCGGATGCCGGGGACCGACGGCATCGAGGCCACCCGGCGCATCCTCGGCGGCGACGGCCCGCACGAGACCCGCGTCATCATCCTCACCACGTACGACCTCGACCACTACGTCTACGCCGCGCTCACGGCCGGCGCCAGCGGCTTCCTGCTCAAGGACGTCAGCCCGGAGCACCTGGTCGCCGCCCTGCGGCTGGTGCGGTCCGGCGACGCCCTCCTCGCCCCCGCGATCACCCGCCGGCTGATCGAACGCTTCGCCGGGCACGACGAACCGCGGACCGCCGCCCCGCACCGCGACCTGTCCGTCCTCACCCCACGCGAACTGGAGGTCCTCCGCCTGCTCGCGACGGGCCTGAGCAACGCCGAACTCGCCTCCCGCCTCGTCCTCAGCACCACCACGGTCAAGAGCCACGTCGGCCGCATCCTGTCCAAACTCGACCTCCGCGACCGCGTCCAGGCCGTCGTCCTCGCCTACGAGACGAGGCTGATCACCCCGGGGGAGGGCGCCCCGGACAGCAGCGGATGAGCGCGCACACCGGCGTCCGTGCTCCCGGACCGGGCGTTCGCGCCGTCCGGGAGCACGTCAGGAAGACGCTGCGCACCTCACCCGTGCGGGAGCGGGACCACGACGGCGTCCCGAGCCGGGCGGCCGGCCCGCAGGTCGTCGAGGTTGTCCTTGAACGTCCGGGCCACCGCGGCCGGTTCCCCGGGGAAGGCGAACGCGCAGTGCGGGGAGACCACCAGGTTCGGCGTCCGCCACCGCAGGTCGTCCGCGGGAAGCGGCTCGGTGTGGTGGACGTCGAGGAACGCCCCGCGCAGCGCGCCCGTCTCCAGGGCCTCGGACAGGGCCTCGTCGTCCACGGTGGCGGCGCGGCCGACGTTGACCAGCACCGCACCGGGCCGCAGCGCCGCGAACACCGCGGCGCCGACGAGACGCCGGGTCCCCTCGGCGGCCGGAAGGCAGCACACCACGTGGTCGGCGTCCGCGGCGGCTTCGGCCAGACGGTCCGCTCCCACGGTGCGGTCCGCCTCCGGGACCGCCACCTGCCCGGTACGGGTGACGGCGACGGACCGCGCGCCCAGCGCGCCGAGCCTGCGCAGCACGGCCCGGCCGATCCGCCCGGCCCCCACCACCAGGACGGTCGAGCCGCTCAGCATGGTGGCGGAGGAGGCGTACCAGGGGCGCCGCTGGGGTCGCGCCGACAGGGTCGAGAGGTCCTTGAGCAGCATCAGCAGGGCCGAGAGCGCGTACTCCGCGACGGGTTCGGCGGGCACCCGGGCCGAGGTGGTCACCAGCGTCCCGGGTGCGAGTCCGGCGGCGGCGAGATGGTCGGTGCCGGTGCCGGTGAGGTGCAGCCAGCGCAGGTTGGGCAGCAGCGGCAGGGAGCGCTCCGGGAAGTGCTGGCCGATCAGTACCTCGACCTCACCGAGCCGGCTCGCCGGCAGGCCGGGCAGCGCGGGGGCCAGTTGCTCCGCGGGCACCGGTGCCAGGTGCGGCAGCAGGTCCGCGGCCATCGCGGTGTGGGCGACGAACACCTTCGGAGCGTGCCAGGGACGTCCCGTCACCGGTGCACCGCCCGGTCCGCCAGGAGTTCGGTGACGGGATCGGCGCGGCCGAGGTCCGACAACTCGGTCACCAGGGCGCAGTTCCGCTTGATCTTGCCCGCGATCCAGGCGCGCAGCCAGGCCGCGAGGCCGGGGGCGGGCAGCCCGGACGGCGCGACTCCGGTGAGGACGGCCCCGGTGAGCGCGGCCCCGCCGACGTTCACCACCACATCGGGCAGCACCGTGTGCCCGGCCTCGCGCAGGAGGCGGCGTGCCGCCGGACCGCAGCTGAGGTTGCCGCCCTCGACGACGACGCGGGCGCGCACGTCCGGCACCGAGGCGGTGTCGACGGCGTCGGCCGAGGCGGCGAGGACCAGCACGTCCGCGTCCACGGTGAGCCAGGCCCGGCCGGGACCGAGGGAGCGCACCCGGTCCGGCAGCCGCGTACGGTCGACGGTGCCGTCCGCCGAGGTCACCGCGATCAGCCCGTCCGTGTCGAGACCGGCCGGATCGGCCAGGGTGCCGACGACGTCGGCGACGGCCACGACGCGGTGCCCGGCGCGCTGGAGATGGCGGGCCGCCGCCCGGCCCACCGCGCCGAAGCCCTGCACCACGACGCGCTGGGGACGGGTGGACCGCTGGGCCTCCAGCGTGCTCAGCGCGGCGGTCGCGACGCCGAAGCCGGTGATGTCGGACATGCTCCGGTAGAACTGCTCCCACGGCACGTCGAGCCGGGTGGCGCCGGGGACCTGGGTGAGGTCGTAGCCGGCCGCCGCGAAGCAGGCGTCGCGGTCCGCGGGCGTGATCCCCTGGTCGCAGCCCAGATACACACCGCCGTGCAGCAGCGGGCGGCTCACCCGGCCGAAGGTGCGCATCAGGCCGTCGCGGTCCGTGAGGGGCGCACGCGGGCGGATGCCCGCCTTGGCTCCGCCGATCGGCAGGTCGATCAGGGCGAGCTTCTGGGTCATCGCCCGTGCCAGGGAAGCCAGTTCGCGCTCGTCGACGGTCTCGGTCAGACGGGTGCCTCCCATGGCGAGGCCGTGCACGGTGCTGTCCACGACGACCCAGGCGTCGGCGGCGCAGCCGGGCAGGGTGAGGGTGGTGGTGAAGAGAGGGGAGGCCGGCAGAGCGTCGTCGCTGTGCAGGAGCTGGTGCATGATCACGTCTTTCTGGTTCCGTGGGGTGCGTCGGGGCGGGGCGCGAAGGCGCGGGGCGCGGATGCGGCGCGGCCGGAGCGGACCGGCCGTGCCAGGTGGGCCAGCGGTGTCAGGCGGTGCTCCGGCGCAGCAGGGCGTCCGCCTCGTCCTGGAGCGTGTCGAGGTCGTCGGCGACGACGCCCGCCGTCGAGACGTCCGGCAGGCGGCTCTCGATGTGGCGCAGCGGGCGGTAGCGCAGCCCGAGCACGCCCCAGAGCGCCAGCAGCAGACCGCCGCCCACCATCAGGAGCCCCATGTCCCGGCCCGGCCCCGTACCGCCGACGATCTGAGAGAACGGCGCGTGCCCGGCGAGCGGGCCGACGACGTGGTGCAGCAGGACGGGGGTGAACAGGAAGCCGAGCGGCATCAGCCCCGTGGCGAGCATCTGGTTGGTGGCCACGACCCGGCCCTGGAGTTCCAGGCCCACCTTGGCCTGGAGGATGGCGAGCCAGTGGGCGTTGAGGACGGCGTTGCACACCCACCACAGGAACAGGCCGACCCCCATGAGGACGGGCTCGGGGCGCAGCCCGATGAGCGCGTTCGCCAGGCCCATCCCGATCGTCATGCCGATCATGCCGTCGGCCCGGCGCCGGGTGCCGCCCCAGAACGCCATGG
The sequence above is drawn from the Streptomyces sp. SAT1 genome and encodes:
- a CDS encoding Glu/Leu/Phe/Val dehydrogenase dimerization domain-containing protein, which codes for MHQLLHSDDALPASPLFTTTLTLPGCAADAWVVVDSTVHGLAMGGTRLTETVDERELASLARAMTQKLALIDLPIGGAKAGIRPRAPLTDRDGLMRTFGRVSRPLLHGGVYLGCDQGITPADRDACFAAAGYDLTQVPGATRLDVPWEQFYRSMSDITGFGVATAALSTLEAQRSTRPQRVVVQGFGAVGRAAARHLQRAGHRVVAVADVVGTLADPAGLDTDGLIAVTSADGTVDRTRLPDRVRSLGPGRAWLTVDADVLVLAASADAVDTASVPDVRARVVVEGGNLSCGPAARRLLREAGHTVLPDVVVNVGGAALTGAVLTGVAPSGLPAPGLAAWLRAWIAGKIKRNCALVTELSDLGRADPVTELLADRAVHR